The following DNA comes from Ardenticatenales bacterium.
CAGGGGGACGAGTCCTTTGTCCTGCCCCATGCGGCTGGAGCGTCCGCCGGCCTGGATGGCCATGGTGATGGTTTGTTTTTCGGCCATAAATTGGATTGTATCATACCTGTTTGAAAGGATTGCGCGAAGATGTTCAAGAAGTTTTGCTTCATGATGATATTGCTGTTGGGGGTGGGGGGATGCCGGCATTCTCCCGCCACACCACCACCCCCCATCTCCCCCACGTCCCTGCCACCCACCCCCATCCCCACCGCCGCCCCCCTGCCCACGCCCACATTCCCCCAAGCGCCTCCCACCGTCACCGCCATTCTCCAGCCCACCGCCATCGCCGGCCCCACAACCGCGCCAGACCCCACCGCCACGCCCACCGCTGCCCCCGTCACCCTCATCACCCTGGCCGACTTCGGCGCGGACCGCGACCCGCTCACCGGGGAAATCGTTGCCGATCCCGCCAATTTGCAGCGTCGCCCCCTGGCCGTCAAGATCAGCAACTCGCCTGCTTCCTACACCCGCCCGCAGGCTGGCCTCAGCCAGGCCGACCTGGTCTTTGAACACGTAACGGAAGGCCCCATCACCCGTTTTACGGCCATCTTCTACGGCCAGACGCCGCCACAGGTCGGGCCGATTCGCAGCGCCCGCCTCATTGACATCGAACTGCCCGCCATGTACGATGCCGCCCTGGCCTATTCTGGCTCCAGCATCGGCGTCGCCAGCAAAATCAATCACAGCGATTTCGCCCGCCGCGTGCTCCATTCCAATGATCCCGGCTACTTTCGCACGGGTGAGGACAAGCCGTGGGAACACACCCTTTATGGTCATCCCGCCGTCTTTTGGGATTCGCTGACGGAGATGGACCAAAACCGTCCCCCGGAATTCAGCACGAATATGGCTTTCAGCAGCACGCCCCCCGACGGGGGGCAGCCGGCAACGGACATGACCATCAATTATGATGATTGGGAGCTGGTGGAGTGGGTGTATGATGCCGGCATCAACCGTTACCTTCGTTGGGCTGATGGCGAAGTCCACACCGACGCCAACACCGGCGCGCAACTGTCCGCCGCCAACGTCGTCGTCATCTACGCCCTGCATCAGCAAGACGTGACCATTTGCGAATACCAGGTCGGCAACTCCTGCCAGGTCTACTCCACCGAAATCCAGATTTGGGGCGACGGTCCGGCCATCATCTTCCGCGATGGCCGGCAATACGC
Coding sequences within:
- a CDS encoding DUF3048 domain-containing protein, coding for MFKKFCFMMILLLGVGGCRHSPATPPPPISPTSLPPTPIPTAAPLPTPTFPQAPPTVTAILQPTAIAGPTTAPDPTATPTAAPVTLITLADFGADRDPLTGEIVADPANLQRRPLAVKISNSPASYTRPQAGLSQADLVFEHVTEGPITRFTAIFYGQTPPQVGPIRSARLIDIELPAMYDAALAYSGSSIGVASKINHSDFARRVLHSNDPGYFRTGEDKPWEHTLYGHPAVFWDSLTEMDQNRPPEFSTNMAFSSTPPDGGQPATDMTINYDDWELVEWVYDAGINRYLRWADGEVHTDANTGAQLSAANVVVIYALHQQDVTICEYQVGNSCQVYSTEIQIWGDGPAIIFRDGRQYAATWKRENRPDMLTFYDASGAPLPLQIGNTWFQIIPPYYQDALTVTP